The Chlamydia sp. genomic sequence TATTAAACGAGCTCGAACTGCAGTCCCTTTTTTATAGAAGATATTCTGTCTTTCTGCAGAAAGGACATAATTTCCTAAAAGAATCCGACGAGTCACCTCCTTTCCAAAACCTTCTTTTCGAGAACGCGCATACATCTCTTGCATGTTGTCAACATGGGTACAACGATGACCATAACGAACCCCATCGAAACGTGCTAAATTTGTAGCAGCTTCTGCCGAAGCAACGATGTAATACACTGGCACTGCATGCTTCAAAACACTGAGATCTACATCAACAATGCGACTACCTTGATGCTCCATAACAGCAAGAGCTTCGAAAAAGTTTTCTTTACAATCTTCCTGAAGTCCTTCTAAAAATCCTCTAGGAACTCCAATCAATTTAGGCACTTCTAGTGACAGTGCTTTAGAAAAAGTTCCTTTGAAAAAATCTCTTGAAGTCGCATCTTTGACGTCCCTGCCTGCAAAGGCATCCATTGCTAAAGCAACATCTTCAACAACTGTTGTCAGTGGACCAATCTGATCCAAGGAAGACCCGAAAGCAACCAGCCCATAGCGAGAAACTGCACCATAGGAAGGTTTAAATCCAACAACCCCACAAAAAGCTGCAGGCTGACGAATGGATCCTCCTGTATCGGAACCTAATGCTATAGGGCAAAACCTTGCAGAAACAGCAGCAGCTGATCCCCCAGAAGATCCTCCAGGAACACGCTCTAAGTCCCAAGGATTATTGGTTTGTTGAAAAGCAGAGTATCGGGTTGTAGATCCCATGGCAAATTCATCCATGTTCAATTTACCCAGTAAAATACCATCTTCCATCTCAATACGTCTGACTACTGTGGCATCAAAAGGAGCAACAAAATTTTCCAGCATTTTTGAAGCACAAGTCGTTTTCACTCCTGTGATATGGATATTATCTTTAACTCCAATGGGAACCCCCGCTAATATTCCTATTGGATCTCCATTTGCTATTTTATCATCGATTCGTGAAGCTCTCAGTAAAGCTCTCTCTTTACAAAGAGAGAGAAAAGCTCCTATTCGCTCATCATGACTTTCTATACGATGATAAAAATACTCTGTTATCGCTGTAGCAGAAATTTCTCTATTCACTACAGCATCTCTTAACTCTAAAGCACTTTTACGATACATAGCGATTTCACCTATTTGATAACTGTAGGGACTTTGACTAATCCACCCAAAGACATAGGGACATTAACTAAAAACTCTTCTCGAGTAAAATCTGAGGTTACCATGTCCTCTCGAAGATCTTCTGGACCAACGAAATGATGCACCGTAGCTTCAAGGATAATATGAGTAATGTCCATTGCAATCACTTCTTGCATTAAAGCAACGACATCATTCATAGATGCCACAAGTTCTTCCACGTGAGCATCATCTAACTCCAATGCTGCATTTTTCGCTAAAGAGATAATTTCTTCTTTATTTACATATGACTGTGTCATCTTTCATCCTAAACATGGTCTATCATGATCTTATACAGAATAAAATCCTTCGTACTTTTTTACACCAAAAACACTCTTACTGAAGCGTCTTTTGCTGAAAAAAAAGACTACTTGAATAGAGAGAACAAAAAAAGGCTTTATTAAATTGTAAAAAAGATTAAAAGTCGGGGGTAAGTACACATCTACGTTGGAGAAACGTCATGCTTTGTAAAGTTTGTCGGGGCTTGTCCTCCTTTATTGTTGTTCTTGGAGCTTTAAATGCAGGGGTTTTAGGGGTAACGGGCTATAAAGTAAATGTTATTGCCCACTTGCTTGGTGAAGGCACCATGCTAACGCAAGCTGCCTATGTGGTAACAGGAATCGCGGGAATCATCTCTCTTATGGGCTTTTTTAGCTGTTCCTTCAAAAAACATCATAAGGATTGTTGCTCTCCTAAGGAAGGGTGTCATCACCACATGGATAGAGAGTAAAAAACCTTCAAAATTGTACTGTCCTGGTGGACTGTATAATCTTGGAGGCCTGTGTTTCTTTCCTTTGACAAACACTACAAGCCCACAGTTTACCTGCAGGTTTGTAGTGTTTGTTATTGTTTTCTCTTCTAGGCAAGAAGTCTCTAATCTTCAGAATTGTTGATCTCTCTGTCGTATCGCCGCAAGATTTCTTGAAGATCTCGTGAGCCATTTCGGAACATATCTTCTAGAATTGCTCGTACTTCTTCCGTATTCGGAATCCGGTCTTCCGGCTGAGTAATAACGTAGTTATACATCCCCGCTACGAAGCTTGCCATAACCATATCACGGAAGCCGTTGGTCACATTTAAATTTCGAAGCTGTTCACGAGAAGGTATCTGTGGAGGAACAGGGAGAACATTTCTCGGAATATCATAGTCATTAGTACGTGGGCTTGCATAATGATCGGGATCTACTAAGCCTGGCCCCTCTAAAGACATCATCACTTCATAAACAGCGTCGGAACCATCTCCTTCTATGTTCGGTACTCCACCCTCCCAAGCGGCTGCAAAAGGAACATTATAATTTCCTTCAGGATCACGGGATATCCCCGATTCATTGGCGAAATCTGCTAACGCTCCTGCTAAATTTTTACCATCTGGTGTTAGATCACCTTTTTCGGAATACACAGTCCCTTCCCGACATTTACAACAACGTCGAAGAGCTGTTCCTGCAGCAACAAAACCTCTGGATACTCTACCTGCTATATCTCGAGTCAAATCTCCAAGACTTCCAAAAGAAAGCTCTAAATTTCTACCTTCATTTACAAATCGTCGAAAAGCTTCTTGTACTAGTGAAGGCTTCTTCTCTTTTGCCGATTCTTCTAATGCAGCTTCTCTTGTCCAACCAGATTCTTCTATAGTCTTACTAGCAGCATCACAAGCTTCTTGTAACCGTATAAGCCGTTCTCCTAAACCACTTAACTGCGGCGAAACATCTTGCAAGGCAGCTTGTGCGCGAGTACCTTCTTGGATTTCATGAGTAAGTTCTTGATCCGAAACAGAATCCATTCCCAAATTATCATAAAATGTGGACCTACTCGCAACCTCCTCTATCGAATCATTTGTTGAACCTTCCTTCTTACTTCTTCCAAAAGGATTCTTTATAAGGGCTTTAGCTGCTTCCTTATCTCGTAAATCTCTTGCTCTTCTACTCCACTTATCAGCTACACCACGACAAGCTATTCTACTTTCCTGAGTCCCCAAACCTAAATCTTCCAAACGATCTGCGTATTCCTTGGTGTAAGCTGCCATACCTTCTGCATCACTTGCATTAAGATCGGCGAAAGCCCCCATCATCTCTGGCTTTTGTCGCAACACCCGATACTTCCAAAAATCTACGAACATAAGGCGCAACCCTCTCGCAGCTGATGGAGAATAGCTGCTACGAGTAGGGTGCGTTCTTTGTGAAGATCTTCCTGGTCTACTAGGGAAAATAGAGGCTACTGCTCTACTAACGGCTTGACCAACTCGATTCAGTCCTGCTCGCAAACGAGAAAACATTCCTGGAGAACGCGCAGAAGTACCCTCTACGTGCTCTTGGTTCTCCACAGCATCATCGCTCCCCATCATGCCACTCACATCGACTACCGAATAAGGAGACTCCTCTCGATCGCTAGTCTTTCTCCCCTTATTAGGCACTGCATATAAAGAAGAGGTGACCTTTTTGTTTATTTTCCCACTCGTAGAGTCTGAGGAATTTCCGTTACCCGACGAAATACGTCCATCCCCACTCTGACTATTTATGGCATCGTCTATCCCATCTCCATGATGAGAAGGGAATCGATTATTATTACCGCCCACTCCCCCAACGCTCATAGCAACCACACTAAAAAACTAAACAATAAACTTATTTTTAATTTTAAAAATAAAAGTTATAAAAAATCGATAATAAAACCGTTTTTCTAATAAAAAACACTCTAATAAAAACAAAGTTTTAATGTTACGGAAATTAGGTTCTTTTTTAAAGAAAGCCTTTTTGAGGAAAAAGTCTGTAAATTATTGCTTTTTTTTGTCATAACCTCTCTTTTTAGACTCTTCGGGTAACCTATGCGATCTAATTATGTGAATTTCTGTTGCCTATGCGCTGCCGCTCTATCTCCCACAGTCATCCTCTTCGGCCAAGATCCTTTAGATGAAAAAACGCTCCTTACCAAAAATCCTAATAGCGTTGTCTGTTCGTTTCTTGAAGATTGGACTATGGAAAGCCACTCCTCTTCTCTAGACTCCCTTGCACGGCAGGAGGATCCGTTATACCTATTAGGGAATACTCACAATTGGTGTGTTTCCAATCTCCAGACTTTAACCAACGATGAGCTTCTTCGTAAGGAAACAGGCGACCTTTCTCTTCAAAACTTCCGTTGCCTTTCTTTCATGGATTGTTCTTCTTCCAAGGAAGATTCCCCTACTCTTTTTCATCAGAAAAATGGCCGGTTACTTTTAACAAATAATGGAAGCATGAGTTTCTTCCGTAATCATGCTGAAGGGTCTGGGGGGACTATTTCTGCGGATACACTGTTTGTTCAGCACAATTATCTTTTCACAACTTTTGAAGAAAACTCTTCAATGAAAAATGGTGGAGCTATTCAGGCTCAAACTTTTTCCTTATCTAGAAACGTCTCCCCTATTTCTTTTGCTCGTAACCGAGCAAGCTTGAATGGAGGAGCTATTTATTGCCAAAATTTGGTATGCGCAGGAAACGTTAACCCCCTTTTCTTTACCAATAACTCAGCCGTGAATGGAGGGGCTATTTGTTGTATTCAAGAACAAAATTCTTCAGAAGAAAGCTCTCTCTCCCTAGCATGTAACCAAGAAACTATTTTCTCTGGAAACTCTGCTAAAGAGAAAGGAGGCGCTATCTATGCAAAACATGTCACTGTGCATCATAATGGGCCTGTTTCCTTCGTGAATAATAGCGCTAAAACGGGAGGAGCTATTGCCATCCAATCTGGAGGTAGCCTATCCATCATTGCAGGGGTGGGCTCTGTTCTCTTTCAAAACAACTACTGTCATGATTCCAATCAGAACTCGGTAAGAAGAAATTCCATCTACTTAGAAAAAGATGCTGTTCTCTCTTCTTTAGAGGCTCGAAACGGGGACATTCTTTTCTTTGATCCTATCATACAAGAATCTACGAGTAGCACATCTTTACTATCTGCTTTAACTCAAGATACCCCAACTTCGTTACCTTCTTTAGTCATCCAAACCACCCCCAACTGTTCGGTGATCTTTTCTAGTGAGAAACTTTCTCCCGAAGAGAAAAAAGACATCAATCTTACTTCTCAGCTACAGCAGCCAATTGAACTTAAGTCTGGCCGCTTAGTTTTAAAAGATCGAGCTGCACTCTCTGTGCCATCCTTTTCTCAAGATCCCAAAAGTCTCTTAGTAATGGATGCTGGGACGACGTTAACCTCTTCTGAAGATTTGAAATTAACTGTATTAAGCATCCCTCTCCATTCTCTTGATCATGAAAATAGCGTTTCTATCCACGCTCCGGATCTTTCTATCCAGAAAATCTTCTTATCCAATTCTGGAGACGAAAATTTTTATGAGAACGTAGCTTTATTAAGCAAAGATCAAAAAGGGATCCCTCTCCTTACTGTCTCTAAAGGTCAAACACGTCCAAATCTTCCTAATGGGAATCTTTCCTCTCCATTTGGTTATCAGGGAGAGTGGCATTTTTCTTGGCAAGATTCTGAACAAGGGCAGACTTTAGTTGCTGATTGGACCGCTAAAGACTACATACCGCACCCAGAACGTCGATCTCGTCTAGTTGCTAATACGCTTTGGAATACATATTCTGACATGCAAGCCGTGCAATCGATCATAAATACCACGGCTCACGGATGCGCTTATTTATTCGGTACCTGGGGATCCGCTGTTTCTAATCTATTCTATGCTCACGATCATTCTGGGAAATCTGCAGACAATTGGCATCACAGAAGTCTAGGCTATCTTTTTGGTATCAGTACCCATAGTCTCGATGATCACTCTTTCTGTTTAGCTGCAGGACAGCTTCTTGGGAAATCTGCAGATTCTTTCATAACATCCGCAGAAACAATATCCTATATAGCAGCTGTACAAGCACAATTAGCTATCCCCTTAATGAAAATTTCTGCGCAAGCCTGTTATGATGAAAGTGTCCACGAGCTCAAAACAAAGTACAAATCTTTCTCTAAAGAAGGCTCCGGGGCATGGCATAGCGTTGCTGTTTCGGGAGAAATTTGCGCATGGATTCCTATCGTATCCAACGGATCAGGGCTTTTCGGCTCTTTCTCCATTTTCTCTAAACTACAAGGATTCTCTGGGAAACAAGATGGGTTTGAAGAATCTTTAGGAGAAGCTCGATCCTTTTCTGAAAGTTCTTTCAAAAATATTTCGCTTCCAATAGGAATAACCTTTGAAAAAAAATCTCAAAGAACGCGAAATTATTATCATTTTCTAGGAGCCTATATTCAGGACCTGAAACGTAGTGCGGAATCAGGACCTGTAACGTTACTCAAGAATGCCGTCTCATGGGCAGCTCCTATGGCTAACTTAGATTCTCGGGCTTGGGTGTTCCAACTCACGAATCAGCGATCCTTGTACAGATTCCAGACGCTATTAAATGCGTCTTGTATGCTGCGTGGGCAAAGTCATAGTTACTCCCTTGATCTTGGGGCTACTTACAGGTTCTAGTCTCCTTTTCCGAACTTTGGTGTTTGGGTCCTGGTGGAAAGTCTTAGAGATCTTCTCTAAGGCTTTTCATTTTTTCTCTATGTTCCCTTACGGAAATGCTTCAAAGCTACGACGTCCGCAAGATCGGTTATGCCCACTGAGTCTCTATATTTTGCAAAAATTTCGTCTTGCATTTCTGGAGGAAATTGTCCTCCAAAATTTCCATAACCGGGGAAACCTCCCCCCCCCAATACTGTAGCATGAGTTTTACTAAATCCTGCGCTGCTGTTTCTAAATCACGATTTAAGCACTTCTCCTCCCCAGGAGAAAGGAGTTTCCCGCCCTGCAAGGATTTTCTCCCAATCTAGCCCAGATCTGTGTACAGCATATCCTACCACTAATACTCCGTGGGAACGTACATGTTGTTGCATCCATACAGAAAGACCTGTTCTACCTTCTTCATTATTTGCTGCACAACAGCAACAAAAGAACCGTTTTATTCTTTTCCAACAGCTCACAGTGCAACTAGTTTTTTTCTTATTATAAATTTTAGCTCTCTCCGTATACCTTGCTGCTTCCAAACACACTTTTACAGCACTCTCCACAGCTTCTACTAAAGGATTAGGTTCTTCAATAGTCTGGGTGAGTAGTTGAGCATTTAAGCAACAATTGTTCGACGGATAAACCATAAATACACTCTTGTTTTATCAAAATCAGAAGTGTTTTATCCGAAAGAAGAAGTAATTTTTATTATTAAAAATAATAATTGATTATAAACTTTTGTTTTTCAAGACAAGATAAAATCAAAAAAATTCTATAATAGTAATAGATGGATTGGGCATCTTTGCTCTATGGCTAAGAATCTCTTCTTCCCCTCAATACAAGGTCCCTGGAAAAAAACTTTTTAGTCTGAAAACAATATCAAGATCGAAACAAACAGCGACTAGAAACAAAACAGAGAGCCCAGAGTGATAATGCCCTGGGCTAAAGAACGACATTAAAAAATACGATTCAATCCTAAAGATACAAAATGCGTAGTTTGCCGATGACGAGCATCCAAAGAATAGTTCATGTAAGCTCTCCCTAGATGATGGATATACAAAGTATCATGAACTTCTAAGAAGAAAGCATGGCGAGCTAGCGGAGATCCTTGTATAGGCGTCTTCACTCCATTAGCAATAATTTCTATATTACAATGTGGAGTAACCCGCCAAATATCCGGTCTATATCCCATATTAATAGTCAGTTTAGAAGGCGGAGATCTTCTTACATGAGAAATCGCATGTGCTACAACTCCTATAGGAAGAGACATGTTATGCCCTGATCCTCGATCAAAATGTCGAATGAGAGCACCGGTCTCACTGGTAGTACTCGACCACCCTCCTGCCATCTCAAAACGCACAAATCCTGTAAGATCATAGTCTCTAGCTATCTGACGCGTAGGAATGCAATACTCAAAAAAGTTATGTTCTGCACCAATGAACGCATAATAGTTATTATTATGCCAACGACATTTCGAGTGATCAAATTTTTGCGTGACTGTATTCAAATACTGAGTATGCATCCTATGAGTAGAATATCCATAGGCGGTCTCCCAGTACACAACCGTTTCTGTTCCCTTAATATCGATATAACTCCGTCCAAAGCAGGATAACATCGTAATATTTCCTGCATCTTTAGATTGGTATAACCGACTCTTTGTTTGCCCATAAAGCTGCCCAAAAGCGATACCAAATATGCCCCCGTTTTCATAATGAGAAGCAGCAATGGCTTGAAATCCCCCGTACCTAGCCAGAAATCCATCTCGATCATCTCTTGCATAATTAAGAATATAATCGCCAAGAGCCTGAATAGACGTAACTAACCCAGTATCTCGAGAAACGTAATTCTCCTTCAATCCATTGGTAAAAGTCCTTAATGCCGACCCTGACACCCAAATAGAGTTCGGGACTAACTCTCCTTTTCTTTGAGGATCCAAAAGATATGTTCCGTAGTTACTAGCGGGTCTCCAAGTCACATAAAGAGTATTATTCACATTAAGAGGTACCATACCGTTGGGATCAGGAGCTAAAGGAGGTTTTGTCCAGTCTGCAGACCAGGATCCCTGATATCCATAATGCGCAGCATCGGCATTGTTAATCGTGACATCATCTTTTGTGATATTATTGTTATTGTTAGAAGTTAGCGTTACAAAAGGAATCGTAAGCGCATTCATAAACAGAGGATTATCGTATACCTCTGCTTGATCTTCTATCACCAAATCCAAAGTGGGGGTACTATTAACCGTTACTGTTGTATCTGCACCCAAAATCGCCGTCTCGTAATTAGGAGTGAGAAAAGAGGCTAAATCAATCCCTAATTTAGACACCGTACAAGTACTAGAAGATCCTCCTCCTGCCACAGCAGATAGAGAAGCTCCTGATCCTAAAGTCACTCGTCCAGCTGTTGCTGTAATAGTTCCAGTTGTGACCGTTGCTCCTTTTGTTACAACGAGCTCTCCCCCTGATACTGTCAAAGCCCCAGGAAAATTCGAAGTCGCATTTATAACATTGAGTCTTTCTGAAGGCGTCAATGACTCAGCAGTAAATACAACCGACCCATTTCCCGATTCGTTAATCGTAACTGTACCTGACGCGGCGGGAGCAGGTGGTTGAGGCTGTGTTGCAGGATTGTTTTGCACTACAGGATCATAAAAGATAATTTTCGATAAGCCTGAAGCATTCAAGGAGACAGTTGTTGTATTACTTAAGACTCTAATCGCATTACGCTCTCCCGGACGATCGCTAGTCATATTCCCTAAGAACACAATGTCACCATCATTAGCACTTAAAACGAGCAGTCCATTATTACCGCTAGCACTAGTACCAGTAAGCTCACTCACACAAATAGCGCCTCCTTCAGCAGCTCTATTTCTTTTAAAAAAAATATCTCCTCCATTCGTGCTAATAGTAATCGTGGGAGCGTAAATAGCTCCTCCCCCTTTTTCTGCTGTATTATCATTGAAGGTCACAGAATTACCTGCGACTAGGGAGAATGTCTGGGCTAGAATACTTCCTCCCCGACCTTTCGCAAAATTATAATCAAAGGTGATCGGCCCTGTGTTGTCTTCAAAAGTCACAGTTTTTTCTGGAGTACAAATAACGCCTCCCCCACCACCATCCGTAGACGGTTGTGTTTGGTTATTAGTAACACCTAGATTATCGTAAGCTGTATTCCCTCGGAAAAGCATCTCGCCTGCATTACCTTGGAAAAAAACGTTTCCTTTATAAACCACTCCGCCTCCAAATGAGGCTACGTTATCTGTGAAAGAAATTTTTCCTTTACAATCCTTGACTGTAAAACTCACATCTACTGAAGTGCTACTACTATGAAAGACGGCACCGAAATTTCCTACATTATTATCAAAAGTGACCTCTTTGTTGATTCCAGAGATCTCCAAACTTGTTTCAACAGAAAAAATGGAGCCTTTCAAAGCATCACTTGTAGTAG encodes the following:
- the gatC gene encoding Asp-tRNA(Asn)/Glu-tRNA(Gln) amidotransferase subunit GatC, whose product is MTQSYVNKEEIISLAKNAALELDDAHVEELVASMNDVVALMQEVIAMDITHIILEATVHHFVGPEDLREDMVTSDFTREEFLVNVPMSLGGLVKVPTVIK
- a CDS encoding DUF378 domain-containing protein, which codes for MLCKVCRGLSSFIVVLGALNAGVLGVTGYKVNVIAHLLGEGTMLTQAAYVVTGIAGIISLMGFFSCSFKKHHKDCCSPKEGCHHHMDRE
- a CDS encoding polymorphic outer membrane protein middle domain-containing protein — encoded protein: MPFSLRSTSFCFLACLCSYSYGLASSPQVLMPNVTFPFQGDDIYLSGDCTFTNVYAGAEQGSIISSNSNGGNLTVTGNHHLLSFTGSQGPVLPDYAFISAEETLTLKDFSNLEFSKNISYGEKGMISGKTVSIIGSDRVIFWDNSAGYSPLSTTGQTPPSPSAPTTSDALKGSIFSVETSLEISGINKEVTFDNNVGNFGAVFHSSSTSVDVSFTVKDCKGKISFTDNVASFGGGVVYKGNVFFQGNAGEMLFRGNTAYDNLGVTNNQTQPSTDGGGGGVICTPEKTVTFEDNTGPITFDYNFAKGRGGSILAQTFSLVAGNSVTFNDNTAEKGGGAIYAPTITISTNGGDIFFKRNRAAEGGAICVSELTGTSASGNNGLLVLSANDGDIVFLGNMTSDRPGERNAIRVLSNTTTVSLNASGLSKIIFYDPVVQNNPATQPQPPAPAASGTVTINESGNGSVVFTAESLTPSERLNVINATSNFPGALTVSGGELVVTKGATVTTGTITATAGRVTLGSGASLSAVAGGGSSSTCTVSKLGIDLASFLTPNYETAILGADTTVTVNSTPTLDLVIEDQAEVYDNPLFMNALTIPFVTLTSNNNNNITKDDVTINNADAAHYGYQGSWSADWTKPPLAPDPNGMVPLNVNNTLYVTWRPASNYGTYLLDPQRKGELVPNSIWVSGSALRTFTNGLKENYVSRDTGLVTSIQALGDYILNYARDDRDGFLARYGGFQAIAASHYENGGIFGIAFGQLYGQTKSRLYQSKDAGNITMLSCFGRSYIDIKGTETVVYWETAYGYSTHRMHTQYLNTVTQKFDHSKCRWHNNNYYAFIGAEHNFFEYCIPTRQIARDYDLTGFVRFEMAGGWSSTTSETGALIRHFDRGSGHNMSLPIGVVAHAISHVRRSPPSKLTINMGYRPDIWRVTPHCNIEIIANGVKTPIQGSPLARHAFFLEVHDTLYIHHLGRAYMNYSLDARHRQTTHFVSLGLNRIF
- the gatA gene encoding Asp-tRNA(Asn)/Glu-tRNA(Gln) amidotransferase subunit GatA — protein: MYRKSALELRDAVVNREISATAITEYFYHRIESHDERIGAFLSLCKERALLRASRIDDKIANGDPIGILAGVPIGVKDNIHITGVKTTCASKMLENFVAPFDATVVRRIEMEDGILLGKLNMDEFAMGSTTRYSAFQQTNNPWDLERVPGGSSGGSAAAVSARFCPIALGSDTGGSIRQPAAFCGVVGFKPSYGAVSRYGLVAFGSSLDQIGPLTTVVEDVALAMDAFAGRDVKDATSRDFFKGTFSKALSLEVPKLIGVPRGFLEGLQEDCKENFFEALAVMEHQGSRIVDVDLSVLKHAVPVYYIVASAEAATNLARFDGVRYGHRCTHVDNMQEMYARSRKEGFGKEVTRRILLGNYVLSAERQNIFYKKGTAVRARLIEAFQAAFERCDVIAMPVCVSPAIKDTDVLDPVSLYLQDIYTVAVNLAYLPAIAVPSGLSKEGLPLGVQFIGQRGADQQICQVGYSFQEHSRIKRLYPKAVNGLFDGGIE
- a CDS encoding polymorphic outer membrane protein middle domain-containing protein, producing the protein MRSNYVNFCCLCAAALSPTVILFGQDPLDEKTLLTKNPNSVVCSFLEDWTMESHSSSLDSLARQEDPLYLLGNTHNWCVSNLQTLTNDELLRKETGDLSLQNFRCLSFMDCSSSKEDSPTLFHQKNGRLLLTNNGSMSFFRNHAEGSGGTISADTLFVQHNYLFTTFEENSSMKNGGAIQAQTFSLSRNVSPISFARNRASLNGGAIYCQNLVCAGNVNPLFFTNNSAVNGGAICCIQEQNSSEESSLSLACNQETIFSGNSAKEKGGAIYAKHVTVHHNGPVSFVNNSAKTGGAIAIQSGGSLSIIAGVGSVLFQNNYCHDSNQNSVRRNSIYLEKDAVLSSLEARNGDILFFDPIIQESTSSTSLLSALTQDTPTSLPSLVIQTTPNCSVIFSSEKLSPEEKKDINLTSQLQQPIELKSGRLVLKDRAALSVPSFSQDPKSLLVMDAGTTLTSSEDLKLTVLSIPLHSLDHENSVSIHAPDLSIQKIFLSNSGDENFYENVALLSKDQKGIPLLTVSKGQTRPNLPNGNLSSPFGYQGEWHFSWQDSEQGQTLVADWTAKDYIPHPERRSRLVANTLWNTYSDMQAVQSIINTTAHGCAYLFGTWGSAVSNLFYAHDHSGKSADNWHHRSLGYLFGISTHSLDDHSFCLAAGQLLGKSADSFITSAETISYIAAVQAQLAIPLMKISAQACYDESVHELKTKYKSFSKEGSGAWHSVAVSGEICAWIPIVSNGSGLFGSFSIFSKLQGFSGKQDGFEESLGEARSFSESSFKNISLPIGITFEKKSQRTRNYYHFLGAYIQDLKRSAESGPVTLLKNAVSWAAPMANLDSRAWVFQLTNQRSLYRFQTLLNASCMLRGQSHSYSLDLGATYRF